The Leptospira mtsangambouensis genomic sequence AATGATTCGTTAAGAATCACTCAAAAGATTCTCTGGACGAAATCTCTCTTTGTTCAGAGGGAAGCCACCAAACCTGTCGCCAAATCCACTAACTCTGCTTCGGTGATTTCTCTGTTGTTTTCTTTTGAAGAAATAGATTTGGCTGTTTCAAATAACTCATGCACTTTTGATTGGGGCACAATAATCCCCCGGTTTTCCAATAAAAACTGGATGGCCCTATGACCTGATTGGTTGGTAAACGAGATGGTTTCTGCATCATTTCTACCTACAAATTCAGGAGAAAAAGTTCTATAAGCACCTTTTGATTGTTTGATGGTCTTTGCTACACCGTCTTGGTGGATCCCCGATCGATGGGAAAAAATATCGTCTCCTATAATGGGTGTTTTTTCTCCAATAGGGATGCCTGTCATTTCAGCAATTCGTCTGGCAGTAGGATAAATTCTTTGGAAGTTAATTCCTAAAGTTTCACCATTTTGATGTAAGGCGATACAAGTTTCATACAAATTTGTATTACCTGCTCGTTCTCCGAGTCCATTCAATGCCACCTCAATTTGTTCTGCACCCACATAAACACATTCAACTGACGTGGCAGTGGCCATCCCTAAATCATTGTGTGTGTGAACTGAAACTTTGGCACTATTCCCGATAAACTCCTTCATTTCTTTAACCATATTTACAAATACCATTGGTCGATATCTTTCCACGGTATTGGGCAAGTTGATGATATTGGCACCTGCTTCAATTGCAGAAAAAAAAGCTTCTTTCGTGAACGCAAAATTTTCAATCGCATCACCAAAATGTTCACCCGAGAATTGGATCTCAACTTCTGGCCCGACTAGGGACCTTGCAAAGGAAACAGATTTTTGAATCTTTTGGATGACTTCTTTTTCAGAAATTTTTAAAACATTACGAATGGAAAAATCGCTTACAGGATAAACAATATGCATTCTCGGTTTGTTTGCATATTGTATGGCATCCCAGGTTTTTGCGATTTCTGATTCGTTTGCTCTCGATAATCCAGCAATCGGTTTTCCAACTGGCGCTCGTTTGGCTAAGGTTTTACTTGCTACAAATTCTGTTTCATTAGAAGAGGGGAATCCTACTTCAATTCCATCTACATTCAATTCGACAAGTAAGTCGAAGACTTCGATTTTTTCATCTAAGGTCCACGGTTTTCTTAAGGCTTGGTTTCCGTCCCGCAAGGTAACGTCTTGGATTTTGATTTGATTTGGTTTCATGGTTCCTCCACATCCGCTTCCACTACCACCGGGAGGACCAAAAATAAAAAAAGCCCACTTCCCGGTTGGGAGTGGGCTTTGTCACACAGCACGTTCTCCCTCGATCTATAAAAGTTCGAGGAGGAGGAGTGACTGAATGTTAGCAGATAATTTCATACTTAAGTTTTAGACGAACACGTATCAATTTCCTGTCAATTTTTTTTACGAAAGAAATGAGAAATTTGAACAAGAACTAACAAAGTTCCAAATCCAATGGGGACAAGAAGGGTAAACGAAATTTGAAATCCAAGGCCAATGGCTACTGTGGAAAGAATGCTTAGGAGAAAAAAAGCCGAAAATACAAATCCAGAAACGGGTAAATTTGCTTTCCCACGTGCTAAAAAGAATACCGCAATGGAAGGCCCCAGTGTGTAGGAAAAGATGGTAAGTCCCATTTCTAATATACCTTTCTCCCAAGTCTGGATGAGAAAGTAAGGAATGAGGCTGGAACCAAAAAGGGTGATTCCAAAAAAAAGCGAAAGGGCTTTTGGACTAAACCACCGGTCCATTTCCCAATCCCTAGCCCAAGTCAAAGAAAGGGAGTTGATCGTGGAACTTAATGTGGACATGGCACTGGCAAGGATGGCAGCAACAAGGATTCCAAGGAAAGGAGAAGGAACTTCATTGATAATGAATTGGCTAAATACTTTATCTGGAGCCATGTTCTGGCCAAGATAAAATAAATATAAAAAAGATCCGATCAAAAGAAAAAGAACAAATTGTAAGATGACAACGATTGCACTTCCAATTAAAATCTTTTGCCCTGAGACCAAATTTTTTGTGGCAATCACTCGTTGAACAAGCATTAGGTCTGTTCCATGAGATCCAATTGATATAAAAGCACCACCTATCAATGCAAATATGATAAAATAACTATTGTCTCCTGAAGGGAAGTAATCCAGAACCAAAAAGTTCAACTTTCCTAAATTTTGTAATTGGCTGACACTTTCTCCCAACTTTATGTCCAGTTTGGAAACAAGAAGCCCTAAAGCAAAAATTCCACCGAGGATATAGATAAACCATTGCAAAACATCGGTAAACACAATAGCACGAAATCCGCCTACTACAGAGTAAATGATGGTAACAATGCTAAGAATGGTGAGGGCGAAAATCCCCAGAAGTTCTGGTGAAAAATTTAAACCCATTCTTTCCAATAAAAAAGCGATTGGTAAGGAACTGACATACAATCTGATTCCGTCTCCCAAAAGTCGAGAAACGGTAAACACAAGGGATATGGTTTTTTGCGGAGATTTGCCAAATCGATTTCCTACATACTCATAAACAGAAATGGTATTACCTGAAAAATATGATGGTAAAAGATATAAGGCAACGATGGTTCTTCCAATCAAATAACCAAAGGCAATTTCTAGGAACCGGTAATCACCTTTAAATGATAATGAAGGAATACTTAAAAATGTTAAACTTGAAGTTTCTGTTGCAACAAGAGAAAGTAGAAGAAAAATCCAATGGATTTCTTTTTTAGCTAAATAAAAATCCTCTTCTTTTTGGTTGTTTTTTGCAAAATGAAATCCAAAATAAAAAACGATGATAAAATAAAAAACAAGAACGAATAAATCCCAAATCATAGAATTCCTTTAAGCAATGATATTTAAATTTGGATATTTCAATAACAATCGAAGTAAATCCGAACGTGTGATCATACCAATAGGATGATTATCGTCATCTACCACAGGAATACA encodes the following:
- the leuA2 gene encoding 2-isopropylmalate synthase LeuA2, with protein sequence MKPNQIKIQDVTLRDGNQALRKPWTLDEKIEVFDLLVELNVDGIEVGFPSSNETEFVASKTLAKRAPVGKPIAGLSRANESEIAKTWDAIQYANKPRMHIVYPVSDFSIRNVLKISEKEVIQKIQKSVSFARSLVGPEVEIQFSGEHFGDAIENFAFTKEAFFSAIEAGANIINLPNTVERYRPMVFVNMVKEMKEFIGNSAKVSVHTHNDLGMATATSVECVYVGAEQIEVALNGLGERAGNTNLYETCIALHQNGETLGINFQRIYPTARRIAEMTGIPIGEKTPIIGDDIFSHRSGIHQDGVAKTIKQSKGAYRTFSPEFVGRNDAETISFTNQSGHRAIQFLLENRGIIVPQSKVHELFETAKSISSKENNREITEAELVDLATGLVASL
- a CDS encoding sodium:solute symporter, with translation MIWDLFVLVFYFIIVFYFGFHFAKNNQKEEDFYLAKKEIHWIFLLLSLVATETSSLTFLSIPSLSFKGDYRFLEIAFGYLIGRTIVALYLLPSYFSGNTISVYEYVGNRFGKSPQKTISLVFTVSRLLGDGIRLYVSSLPIAFLLERMGLNFSPELLGIFALTILSIVTIIYSVVGGFRAIVFTDVLQWFIYILGGIFALGLLVSKLDIKLGESVSQLQNLGKLNFLVLDYFPSGDNSYFIIFALIGGAFISIGSHGTDLMLVQRVIATKNLVSGQKILIGSAIVVILQFVLFLLIGSFLYLFYLGQNMAPDKVFSQFIINEVPSPFLGILVAAILASAMSTLSSTINSLSLTWARDWEMDRWFSPKALSLFFGITLFGSSLIPYFLIQTWEKGILEMGLTIFSYTLGPSIAVFFLARGKANLPVSGFVFSAFFLLSILSTVAIGLGFQISFTLLVPIGFGTLLVLVQISHFFRKKN